Part of the Drosophila pseudoobscura strain MV-25-SWS-2005 chromosome 2, UCI_Dpse_MV25, whole genome shotgun sequence genome, GAAATATAATTTGTTAGATCGCTGGCGTAGTTTTTTGAGCCGTGTCGCTTTGAATTTATTTGTCAGCCTGATGAAAGGTCATTACGATTTTGTTTCTTGTACCGTtctccgtccgtccgtccgtctgtctgacAGCGggtccgtctccgtctccgtccccgtccccgttcTGTCTATCCGTATTTTCCCATGGTAAATTCATCATTTTTGCGACATGTCAATTTGTCATTCACCTGGCCTGACAGGCCATATATATCtgctatatactcgtacttgtgTGTGCATATAGGGGATACACATGTTTTCTTATCAGTCAAATCAGTGAAGCCATCAATCAAAGAGAGGCGGGGCGGAGCTGTGGCTTAACAGATGGATTGAGATAGATTGGGATAGATACACGCAATTAGGCGAAAAAATTGAGgaagacaacaaaaatttgcacTTTGATGAAGGAAAAGTACTTCAATTGAAAGCAAACCTTAAGTGGACTAGGAAATATCTTAAGTCACAAGcctgtatatatttatatttgcttGGATATCCAGATATGATAGATAGAACCTAAAAGATAGAACGAAAAAAGCTTGTAAAATCACATAAAATTCCTTGAGCTTCGATCTCTTTCTGTTCAAATGTTAAGAACCTTAATTATCTCCCACTTTTTGATGATGACTACACAATCGAAATGTTCTTTATGAGTAAGTGTTTCCATTAAAACGTTTTGGCATTTATGTGTTTATTCATTATTACAAAAATGAGTGAAAAATTATGTGGTTCAATGTCAGAGCTTGATAAATGTCGTCTGATAAATGGCGCTTGTCTTATTTACACAACTGTTTAAGATATATGGAAATGATCGTAAATATATAATGGGGGAATAATTATGGCTCACtatgtagttgtagttgtagttgtcaTTGTCATAGTCGCTGTAATTGCTGGCCAAGTGCCCGCCAATTGCTGATGCAGCTCCTCAACTTAACCCagaaatacgagtacgagtacgagtacgagtgtacTAGATGAGCCTCTAGCAGCTGCTGATAAACCCACACCATCCAAACCGAAGCGAACTCAAATTGTGGTATACGACTATTGGCAAATGAAGCGAACGATGGGACTGCCTGCAAGTGCTTTGTTTTTATGCCCCGATAGCGGGTCgccattaccattaccattGTCATTGCCATTAGCTGGGAGTCGTGGTGGTTGGTGGTCGGGGGTCGGTCTTTATCTCTATGCAGATAATGGAACTTCCTTGCCTTGTCAAGGCCGTGTTAACTTTCTTCAAAGCTGCAAGGCGGCCGAGGATGGGGTGAGGTGAGGCGAGTACCAGCACCATCTAAAATTCATTATGTGATGCCATCGATGGTTGCCACTTCAGCTGCCCGCGGGGCACCTACAACGAGCTCACGACCTCTTCAGCCCCGCCGGTGCGGTGCGACCAATGGCTGTGTGTTTGCATTGCGGCAATGATTTCTAACTAAATTTATTGAAGtacttttcacttttaatgTGAACGCTGCTGCTCTTTTCGGGGCCTTCGCTTTGATATTTATGACTTTTACTTGTAAAACCCCAAAAAGAGTGAagagaaataaatacatttccaAGCTCCCCCCAATTTATAGTTTGTTAAGCTCCAAATTGGAGCACTGGAGTGCGAGTCTGCCTCAGTCTCTTGTCTGCCTGTCTATCTGCGTCTCGTACGAGTATAACtattttttgtgggtttttatttttgaggTTTTGAATGATCGCAGAGGCAGAGAAGTCACAATACCAGTTGATTGATTGTAgtagcaggcagcaggcagcggcagctggggcagcgacagcggcaacAGCTTTTGATTGGCAATCGAAGGTGTTAGATAACATTACAAGCGCAACAGACACGCACTGCCTAATTATCGTTTATCAGACACACATATATCAAATGACGACGAGTCatggtctggcctggcctggtctggcctggtctgggaAGTCGACCTACGAGTAGTATGTGGCCTGGCCCATGGGAATCGCTGACAGCCTCGTCACTTAATTAAAAGTTCTGCTTCATTGAGCTGTGGCCCATGCTCGGTCTCGTCTTCCGACTCGTCTCAGGTTCACGTTCACGTTCACGTTCAGACAGAGCCGAATGTTAGAAcagaaataattaatttatttatgtgagTCTGTGATGTTCAATAACCTCCCCAGCCCAGACCTCCATAAAATCCAATCAAAACTTGGCGGAAATAAGAACGAAACGGACGTTCTCTCCTCTGGCCAGGCTAAGGACCAAAGTTGAGTCGTTGTGTCTCTTTATTTAGTGTACGGCTCAATCCACTTCCACTCCTCCCACACAACGCATCCCTGCTGGGGCTCCATGAAGGCGTAGTTGTCGGGGCACTGGATGTAGTCGGCCTTCTCCTGTCCCTCGGGGCACACCCAGTAGTGGGTGGGGTCGGAGATGTCGCGGAATTTGCGAGCATGATCCTCAACGATGCTGCAGTCCGGCTCGGCGTAGATATCCTGACCTCTGTAGGCCGTGCTGAGGGCCAGGAAGAGGCCCAGAAGCAGGCAGCATAAAAGCGTGCCTGGAAGGAAATTGGGAATGAAAAATTGGGAAAATCTTGTGCATTCGCCAGAACTGTTTAGGAATCTCACTCTTGTACATGATGTGAATGCTCGACGATGCCAATGTTGCAATCGAAGGCTGTGGAATGGCATATTTATAGGGTTCAAATGATTGCAAATATTCTGCTTTTTTTTGAATGGGGACGCTTCTTATCGCTCTTCCCGTGACATTTGTTTCCCGTCATCGGAGGCACAAGCAAAATCACTTACTCCAAATGAGTTTCGACTTATTTTTAGCCAGCGATTCGGTGTCACGGAGCCCCCTCGCCCCGCCGCATTTGTGCAATCATAACTAGCCGCATTTCTCTTGGCCACATTAATTGGATTTGACCCGAGACCGTGTCGACTTAATCGATAATTAGCCGCTGCACTGCAACGTTGCCTTCACATCAtcttggtcaaaataaaataatcagCGGCTTAAAGCAGCGTCATCTTGGCTGCTGTGTCTCCTGGGCCCATTGTTAGCCACTGCCGAGGCACCCTGCTGATTGGCAACACCTCTGGCCAGACTGGCTCACTGCACCCCCTCGCCCCTCCTCCAGCTGGATACCAGCGCCATCTCCAAGCCA contains:
- the LOC26532104 gene encoding uncharacterized protein encodes the protein MYKSTLLCCLLLGLFLALSTAYRGQDIYAEPDCSIVEDHARKFRDISDPTHYWVCPEGQEKADYIQCPDNYAFMEPQQGCVVWEEWKWIEPYTK